A window from Esox lucius isolate fEsoLuc1 chromosome 16, fEsoLuc1.pri, whole genome shotgun sequence encodes these proteins:
- the epc2 gene encoding enhancer of polycomb homolog 2 isoform X1 produces MSKLSFRARALDAAKPLPIYRNKDLPDLKDCVSINRAVPQMPTGMEKEEESEHHLQRAISAQSVFREKKENMVIPVPEAESNITYYDRLYKGELKIPKQLFHIQPLGLDNEQPDYDMDSEDETLLNRLNRKMEIKPIQFETMVDRLEKASANQLVTITEAKLLLNEDDYLLKSVYDYWVRKRKNCRGPSLIPLIKQEKRDGSTNNDAYVAFRRRTEKMQTRKNRKNDEASYEKMLKLRREFSRTVTILEMIKRREKSKRELLHLTLEVVEKRYQMGDFTGEVLSEVTAPLAEKPMYTSPITLSNGNRHNHKAEIKIKTHRSGGLQYHGHHNISVKEEDPFDFVRPRKKYTRRDPLCRPGRPAKRQHVVNKADIKQYDFHSSGEEDYPLSPPSEPDEENDPDGAFAFRRKAGCSYLAPCVAQSSGFLWEHPELVGLDAVRYRHSLTALSVPQRCVGLARRRVGRGGRILMDRASSELDTVLKQLDSAVYTSFGRPGPPDCPDPWLSSQNHKTMPRSGSSLADILSNIQDLRWRCFRPRPTQGDCTGDRSTGRPSVDCRLSEALLVPAKNSGSVGITEEQYHTHQQQLAQMQKQQLAQLQLKAPPQPQHSLLPERQNPQTAGSTDSIISKTLDSASAYFAASAVISASGQVNNENKPHNATVNGVLQPSGPSRPPHSTTSHGATVSDRSGRSLCGGGPLFPAHTTTSTPQSLPNHRDQGHGSAVSPAHHHHNARPSGPLPSALKLATVATSSLDRVPKVTPASAIGSMARDNHEPERLALNGISETTVPMEVT; encoded by the exons ATGAGTAAACTATCGTTCCGTGCGCGAGCGCTAGACGCCGCCAAACCTCTCCCCATATACCGCAACAAAGATCTTCCAGACCTAAAGGACTGCGTTTCGATCAACCGGGCTGTGCCGCAGATGCCTACGGGCATGGAAAAGGAAGAAGAATCG GAGCACCATCTCCAAAGGGCCATCTCTGCCCAGTCGGTTTTCAGGGAGAAGAAGGAGAACATGGTCATCCCAGTGCCTGAGGCAGAAAGCAACATCACTTACTACGACCGCCTCTACAAAGGAGAGCTCAAGATCCCCAAACAGCTCTTCCACATCCAGC CTCTGGGTCTAGATAATGAGCAGCCAGACTATGACATGGACTCAGAGGATGAGACTCTCCTCAACAGACTCAACCGCAAGATGGAAATCAAACCCATACAATTTGAGACCATGGTGGACAGGTTGGAGAAAGCCAGCGCAAACCAG CTGGTCACTATCACAGAGGCCAAACTCCTGTTGAATGAGGACGACTATCTGCTCAAGTCAGTGTATGACTACTGggtgagaaagaggaagaacTGCCGGGGCCCATCGCTCATCCCCCTCATCAAGCAGGAGAAGAGAGATGGCTCCACCAACAACGACGCCTACGTGGCCTTCAGGCGGCGCACGGAGAAGATGCAGACCAGGAAG AACCGTAAAAACGATGAGGCGTCCTATGAGAAGATGCTTAAGCTGAGGAGAGAGTTCAGTCGCACGGTCACTATCCTGGAGATGATCAAAAGGAGGgagaagagcaagagagagttGTTGCACCTCACCCTGGAGGTGGTCGAGAAGAG ATATCAGATGGGTGACTTTACAGGTGAAGTCCTCAGTGAGGTGACTGCTCCTCTTGCTGAGAAACCCATGTACACCTCTCCAATCACTCTAAGCAATGGGAACCGTCATAACCATAAAGCAGAGATCAAAATCAAG ACACACAGATCAGGTGGGCTCCAGTACCACGGGCACCACAACATCTCTGTGAAGGAAGAGGATCCCTTTGACTTTGTCAGACCAAGGAAGAAGTACACCAGGCGGGACCCTCTGTGCCGTCCTGGCAGGCCTGCCAAGCGCCAGCATGTGGTTAACAAGGCCGATATCAAACAGTATGACTTCCACAGCTCTGGAGAGGAGGACTACCCACTG TCTCCGCCGTCAGAACCGGACGAGGAGAATGATCCAGACGGGGCGTTCGCCTTCAGAAGGAAAGCAGGATGCAGTTACCTAGCT CCCTGTGTGGCCCAGAGCTCTGGGTTCCTGTGGGAACACCCTGAGTTGGTTGGGCTGGATGCTGTCCGGTATCGTCACTCCCTCACTGCTCTTTCTGTGCCCCAACGCTGTGTTGGACTGGCCCGCAGGAGGGTGGGTCGAGGTGGCAG GATTCTGATGGATCGAGCCTCATCTGAACTGGACACTGTTTTAAAGCAACTGGACTCGGCCGTCTACACCTCCTTTGGCCGACCTGGGCCTCCGGACTGCCCTGACCCCTGGCTATCGTCACAGAACCACAAAACGATGCCTCGCTCTGGCTCATCACTGGCAGACATCCTGAGCAACATCCAGGATCTGCGGTGGCGCTGTTTCAGACCAAGGCCCACTCAAGGTGACTGCACTGGGGACAGAAGTACAGGCAGACCTTCTGTGGACTGCAGGTTGTCGGAAGCATTGTTGGTTCCCGCCAAGAACAGTGGCTCAG TCGGCATCACAGAGGAGCAGTACCACACTCATCAGCAGCAGCTGGCTCAGATGCAGAAACAGCAGCTGGCTCAACTGCAGCTCAAAGCTCCTCCCCAGCCACAGCATTCCTTACTGCCAGAGCGacaaaacccacag ACTGCTGGCTCCACTGACTCCATCATTTCaaagactctggactcagccagTGCCTATTTTGCGGCATCCGCTGTGATCAGTGCTTCGGGACAGGTCAACAATGAGAACAAACCCCACAATGCCACCGTCAACGGGGTCTTGCAGCCATCAG GGCCCTCCAGACCTCCTCACTCCACCACCTCACATGGTGCCACGGTGTCAGACAGGTCAGGTAGGAGTCTTTGTGGTGGTGGCCCTCTCTTCCCTGcccacaccaccacctccacgcCACAGTCTCTGCCCAACCACCGAGACCAAGGCCATGGCAGCGCTGTCTCCCctgcccaccaccaccacaatgcCCGGCCCTCGGGCCCCTTGCCTTCTGCCTTAAAGCTGGCCACTGTGGCAACCAGCAGCCTGGACCGCGTGCCCAAGGTGACACCTGCCTCCGCCATTGGCAGCATGGCCAG GGATAATCATGAACCTGAGAGACTTGCATTGAACGGAATATCGGAGACCACAGTACCGATGGAGGTGACATAA
- the epc2 gene encoding enhancer of polycomb homolog 2 isoform X2, with protein MSKLSFRARALDAAKPLPIYRNKDLPDLKDCVSINRAVPQMPTGMEKEEESEHHLQRAISAQSVFREKKENMVIPVPEAESNITYYDRLYKGELKIPKQLFHIQPLGLDNEQPDYDMDSEDETLLNRLNRKMEIKPIQFETMVDRLEKASANQLVTITEAKLLLNEDDYLLKSVYDYWVRKRKNCRGPSLIPLIKQEKRDGSTNNDAYVAFRRRTEKMQTRKNRKNDEASYEKMLKLRREFSRTVTILEMIKRREKSKRELLHLTLEVVEKRYQMGDFTGEVLSEVTAPLAEKPMYTSPITLSNGNRHNHKAEIKIKTHRSGGLQYHGHHNISVKEEDPFDFVRPRKKYTRRDPLCRPGRPAKRQHVVNKADIKQYDFHSSGEEDYPLSPPSEPDEENDPDGAFAFRRKAGCSYLAPCVAQSSGFLWEHPELVGLDAVRYRHSLTALSVPQRCVGLARRRVGRGGRILMDRASSELDTVLKQLDSAVYTSFGRPGPPDCPDPWLSSQNHKTMPRSGSSLADILSNIQDLRWRCFRPRPTQGDCTGDRSTGRPSVDCRLSEALLVPAKNSGSVGITEEQYHTHQQQLAQMQKQQLAQLQLKAPPQPQHSLLPERQNPQTAGSTDSIISKTLDSASAYFAASAVISASGQVNNENKPHNATVNGVLQPSGPSRPPHSTTSHGATVSDRSGRSLCGGGPLFPAHTTTSTPQSLPNHRDQGHGSAVSPAHHHHNARPSGPLPSALKLATVATSSLDRVPKVTPASAIGSMAR; from the exons ATGAGTAAACTATCGTTCCGTGCGCGAGCGCTAGACGCCGCCAAACCTCTCCCCATATACCGCAACAAAGATCTTCCAGACCTAAAGGACTGCGTTTCGATCAACCGGGCTGTGCCGCAGATGCCTACGGGCATGGAAAAGGAAGAAGAATCG GAGCACCATCTCCAAAGGGCCATCTCTGCCCAGTCGGTTTTCAGGGAGAAGAAGGAGAACATGGTCATCCCAGTGCCTGAGGCAGAAAGCAACATCACTTACTACGACCGCCTCTACAAAGGAGAGCTCAAGATCCCCAAACAGCTCTTCCACATCCAGC CTCTGGGTCTAGATAATGAGCAGCCAGACTATGACATGGACTCAGAGGATGAGACTCTCCTCAACAGACTCAACCGCAAGATGGAAATCAAACCCATACAATTTGAGACCATGGTGGACAGGTTGGAGAAAGCCAGCGCAAACCAG CTGGTCACTATCACAGAGGCCAAACTCCTGTTGAATGAGGACGACTATCTGCTCAAGTCAGTGTATGACTACTGggtgagaaagaggaagaacTGCCGGGGCCCATCGCTCATCCCCCTCATCAAGCAGGAGAAGAGAGATGGCTCCACCAACAACGACGCCTACGTGGCCTTCAGGCGGCGCACGGAGAAGATGCAGACCAGGAAG AACCGTAAAAACGATGAGGCGTCCTATGAGAAGATGCTTAAGCTGAGGAGAGAGTTCAGTCGCACGGTCACTATCCTGGAGATGATCAAAAGGAGGgagaagagcaagagagagttGTTGCACCTCACCCTGGAGGTGGTCGAGAAGAG ATATCAGATGGGTGACTTTACAGGTGAAGTCCTCAGTGAGGTGACTGCTCCTCTTGCTGAGAAACCCATGTACACCTCTCCAATCACTCTAAGCAATGGGAACCGTCATAACCATAAAGCAGAGATCAAAATCAAG ACACACAGATCAGGTGGGCTCCAGTACCACGGGCACCACAACATCTCTGTGAAGGAAGAGGATCCCTTTGACTTTGTCAGACCAAGGAAGAAGTACACCAGGCGGGACCCTCTGTGCCGTCCTGGCAGGCCTGCCAAGCGCCAGCATGTGGTTAACAAGGCCGATATCAAACAGTATGACTTCCACAGCTCTGGAGAGGAGGACTACCCACTG TCTCCGCCGTCAGAACCGGACGAGGAGAATGATCCAGACGGGGCGTTCGCCTTCAGAAGGAAAGCAGGATGCAGTTACCTAGCT CCCTGTGTGGCCCAGAGCTCTGGGTTCCTGTGGGAACACCCTGAGTTGGTTGGGCTGGATGCTGTCCGGTATCGTCACTCCCTCACTGCTCTTTCTGTGCCCCAACGCTGTGTTGGACTGGCCCGCAGGAGGGTGGGTCGAGGTGGCAG GATTCTGATGGATCGAGCCTCATCTGAACTGGACACTGTTTTAAAGCAACTGGACTCGGCCGTCTACACCTCCTTTGGCCGACCTGGGCCTCCGGACTGCCCTGACCCCTGGCTATCGTCACAGAACCACAAAACGATGCCTCGCTCTGGCTCATCACTGGCAGACATCCTGAGCAACATCCAGGATCTGCGGTGGCGCTGTTTCAGACCAAGGCCCACTCAAGGTGACTGCACTGGGGACAGAAGTACAGGCAGACCTTCTGTGGACTGCAGGTTGTCGGAAGCATTGTTGGTTCCCGCCAAGAACAGTGGCTCAG TCGGCATCACAGAGGAGCAGTACCACACTCATCAGCAGCAGCTGGCTCAGATGCAGAAACAGCAGCTGGCTCAACTGCAGCTCAAAGCTCCTCCCCAGCCACAGCATTCCTTACTGCCAGAGCGacaaaacccacag ACTGCTGGCTCCACTGACTCCATCATTTCaaagactctggactcagccagTGCCTATTTTGCGGCATCCGCTGTGATCAGTGCTTCGGGACAGGTCAACAATGAGAACAAACCCCACAATGCCACCGTCAACGGGGTCTTGCAGCCATCAG GGCCCTCCAGACCTCCTCACTCCACCACCTCACATGGTGCCACGGTGTCAGACAGGTCAGGTAGGAGTCTTTGTGGTGGTGGCCCTCTCTTCCCTGcccacaccaccacctccacgcCACAGTCTCTGCCCAACCACCGAGACCAAGGCCATGGCAGCGCTGTCTCCCctgcccaccaccaccacaatgcCCGGCCCTCGGGCCCCTTGCCTTCTGCCTTAAAGCTGGCCACTGTGGCAACCAGCAGCCTGGACCGCGTGCCCAAGGTGACACCTGCCTCCGCCATTGGCAGCATGGCCAGGTAA